The Acidobacteriota bacterium genome has a segment encoding these proteins:
- the fabD gene encoding ACP S-malonyltransferase, whose translation MKKFACLFPGQGSQAVGMGQAFFERSEIARELFRKADDALEFPLSRLCFEGPEEDLRLTRNTQPALLVVSVIAYTLLDRVPAVAAGHSLGEYSALTAAGALRFEDAVRLVHKRGCYMQEAVLAGTGAMAAVLGADPDKLRETLSGVSSGVVEIANWNSREQTVISGHKEAVAEALRLLAPCRGIPLPVSAPFHTSLMKPAEDRLSEDLDATGFSDLQFPVIANVDASVVRTGDEAREALRRQVSRPVLWIGGMETLRSFDVEFCIEPGIGKVLSGLWKRIGRAWPASPDIYAVEDWDGLEKARSLFSD comes from the coding sequence ATGAAAAAATTCGCCTGTCTGTTTCCGGGACAGGGCTCCCAGGCTGTCGGCATGGGACAAGCCTTCTTCGAGCGTTCGGAGATCGCCCGCGAGTTGTTCCGGAAGGCCGATGACGCCTTGGAATTCCCGCTGTCCCGGCTCTGTTTTGAAGGCCCTGAAGAAGACCTGCGGTTGACGCGCAACACCCAGCCGGCCCTTCTGGTGGTCAGCGTCATTGCCTATACTCTTCTGGACCGGGTTCCGGCCGTGGCCGCAGGACACAGTCTCGGCGAATATTCCGCCCTCACCGCCGCCGGGGCGCTTCGCTTCGAGGATGCCGTCCGCCTGGTCCATAAACGGGGTTGTTACATGCAGGAAGCCGTTCTCGCGGGAACAGGCGCCATGGCGGCCGTTCTGGGCGCCGATCCGGACAAACTCAGAGAGACGCTTTCCGGAGTGAGCTCGGGAGTTGTGGAGATCGCCAATTGGAACAGCCGGGAGCAAACCGTCATCTCCGGCCACAAGGAGGCCGTGGCCGAGGCCTTGCGTCTTCTTGCCCCCTGCCGGGGAATTCCGCTTCCCGTCTCGGCGCCTTTTCATACAAGTCTCATGAAACCCGCCGAGGACAGGCTGTCAGAGGATTTGGACGCGACCGGGTTTTCCGACCTCCAGTTCCCCGTGATCGCCAATGTGGATGCCTCCGTTGTCCGAACGGGAGACGAGGCCCGTGAAGCCCTCCGCCGGCAGGTCAGCCGTCCGGTTCTCTGGATCGGCGGCATGGAAACCCTGAGGAGTTTTGATGTCGAATTCTGCATCGAGCCCGGGATCGGGAAAGTGCTCTCGGGCCTTTGGAAAAGAATCGGTCGGGCCTGGCCGGCCTCCCCGGATATTTATGCCGTCGAGGATTGGGACGGCCTCGAAAAAGCCCGATCCCTTTTTTCCGACTGA
- the pgsA gene encoding CDP-diacylglycerol--glycerol-3-phosphate 3-phosphatidyltransferase, whose protein sequence is MNIANTLTLFRILAIPVLVVILLSDFRGREIIGTAVFVLAALTDFFDGYLARLKNQTTVIGQLLDPTADKLLIASSLICLVDRGVLPAWIAIVIIGREIAVTGFRSIASSLGVSIPAEWPGKVKMQLETWSIALLILGPKILGGLYIVAEIGIWLAMTAAILSAVHYGIRFGRIVLSRDVPQ, encoded by the coding sequence ATGAATATCGCCAACACCCTGACCCTGTTCCGCATTCTGGCCATCCCCGTTCTGGTCGTCATCCTGCTTTCGGATTTCCGGGGGCGGGAAATCATCGGCACTGCCGTATTTGTTCTGGCCGCCCTGACCGATTTTTTCGACGGATATCTGGCCCGGTTGAAAAACCAGACGACCGTCATCGGACAGCTTCTCGATCCGACGGCGGACAAGCTGCTGATCGCATCCTCGCTCATCTGTCTCGTCGATCGGGGCGTCCTGCCGGCCTGGATAGCCATTGTCATCATCGGCCGGGAGATCGCCGTGACCGGATTCCGATCGATCGCATCATCCCTCGGCGTCTCCATCCCCGCGGAATGGCCGGGAAAGGTCAAAATGCAGCTGGAAACATGGTCGATCGCACTTCTCATTCTGGGACCGAAAATCCTGGGCGGGCTCTATATCGTGGCTGAGATCGGCATCTGGCTGGCCATGACGGCCGCCATTCTCTCGGCCGTCCATTACGGCATCCGCTTCGGCCGGATTGTCTTATCCCGGGACGTCCCGCAATAA
- the mutS gene encoding DNA mismatch repair protein MutS: protein MAKDQALTPMMEQYFRIKRAHGDALLFFRLGDFYEMFYEDAQTAAPVLDIALTSRQKVPMCGVPYHSAQGYLRKLLQRGYKVAVCEQVEDPRSAKGVVRREVVKVLTPGTAVEIESEEDKKNIYIASVVVGEESWGMAAVDISSGRLEVSDGSAAETKTLADGLFRLEPREIVCPEGGDTAVRRALVLSGLDSVSVSPIEEWAFDPAVAGRLLREHFQTVSLAPFGVADRPQALSAAGALLHYVKKVRKDSAALIRELVFHRPETRLVLDAVSVRNLELVRNLRDGRPGGSLFHLIDETVTPAGARLLRSWLLEPLRDVRDINARLDAVGEALRLTIDRQEIRKLLKGVLDMERLAGKISLDVAHPRDLVALKKSLVPMPGIRLKLEAFSAGLFRDILSRWDDAGDVAACIDQAVLDEPSVLLTEGGIIREGHHAELDDLRTVSRSGKTFIAEMEKRERERTGISSLKVRYNKVFGYFIEVTQSNLHLVPSDYVRRQTLVNAERFLTPELKSYEDKVLHAEERIRELEHRLFLDVRRRVAGEVPRLQRIARDLAALDVLQALAETAARRNFNRPEVNDGDAIVIEDGRHPVIEAFQEEAFIPNDTHLSTAQEQILIITGPNMGGKSTYLRQTALICILAQMGSFVPARKAEIGWVDRIFTRIGAMDFLSSGQSTFMVEMIETAAILRGATSRSLILLDEVGRGTSTFDGLSIAWAVAEYIHENENLRAKTLFATHYHELTELALTLKRIRNRHVSVREWKDEVVFLRKIVSGPSDQSYGIHVARLAGIPVEVIARAREILFNLEKKELDAAGKPRIAYRSEPRPNQNQMLLFQEDRDAARFRELKRKLQAWDLESLTPIEALNILNDIKKNI, encoded by the coding sequence ATGGCCAAAGATCAAGCCCTGACTCCGATGATGGAGCAGTATTTCCGCATCAAGCGGGCCCACGGCGATGCTCTGCTGTTTTTCCGTCTGGGGGATTTCTACGAGATGTTTTACGAGGACGCCCAAACCGCGGCGCCCGTCCTGGATATCGCCCTGACGTCCCGGCAAAAGGTTCCGATGTGCGGGGTTCCGTATCATTCCGCCCAGGGCTATCTCCGCAAACTTCTCCAGCGCGGTTATAAGGTCGCGGTCTGCGAGCAGGTCGAGGATCCCCGATCGGCGAAGGGTGTGGTTCGCCGCGAGGTGGTCAAGGTTTTGACTCCGGGGACCGCCGTCGAGATCGAATCGGAGGAAGATAAAAAAAATATCTACATCGCCTCCGTCGTTGTCGGGGAAGAGTCCTGGGGCATGGCCGCCGTGGACATCTCTTCAGGCCGCCTGGAGGTTTCCGACGGAAGCGCCGCCGAAACCAAAACTCTGGCCGACGGGCTGTTTCGTCTCGAGCCCCGCGAAATCGTCTGTCCCGAGGGCGGGGACACGGCCGTGCGCCGGGCTCTTGTTTTGAGCGGTCTCGATTCCGTATCCGTCAGCCCGATTGAAGAATGGGCCTTCGATCCGGCCGTCGCCGGCCGGCTTCTCCGCGAGCATTTCCAAACGGTGTCTTTGGCGCCTTTCGGCGTCGCCGACCGGCCGCAGGCGCTGTCCGCTGCGGGCGCGCTTCTTCACTATGTCAAAAAAGTGAGAAAAGATTCTGCGGCCCTGATCCGCGAGCTTGTTTTCCACCGTCCGGAAACCCGCCTCGTTCTGGACGCCGTGAGCGTGCGCAACCTGGAACTCGTCCGCAATCTGCGGGACGGCCGGCCCGGGGGATCGCTGTTTCATCTGATCGACGAGACGGTCACGCCGGCCGGAGCGCGGCTTCTCCGATCATGGCTTCTTGAGCCTCTCCGCGATGTCCGGGACATCAACGCCCGATTGGATGCCGTCGGGGAAGCCCTGCGTTTGACCATCGATCGGCAGGAAATCCGCAAGCTTTTAAAGGGCGTTCTCGACATGGAACGTCTGGCGGGAAAAATCTCGCTGGACGTCGCCCATCCCAGGGACTTGGTCGCCCTGAAAAAATCGCTTGTGCCGATGCCCGGTATCCGCCTAAAACTCGAAGCGTTTTCCGCCGGACTTTTTCGGGACATTCTGTCCCGATGGGACGATGCCGGAGATGTGGCCGCTTGCATCGATCAGGCCGTCCTGGATGAGCCGTCCGTTCTCCTCACGGAAGGCGGAATCATCCGCGAAGGGCATCATGCCGAACTCGATGATCTCCGAACGGTCAGCCGGTCCGGGAAGACCTTCATCGCTGAAATGGAAAAACGGGAAAGGGAGAGAACCGGAATTTCGTCTCTCAAAGTCCGATACAACAAGGTCTTCGGTTATTTCATCGAGGTCACCCAGTCCAATCTGCATCTTGTGCCTTCCGACTATGTCCGCCGGCAAACCCTGGTGAACGCCGAACGCTTCCTGACGCCGGAACTGAAATCCTACGAAGACAAGGTTCTCCACGCCGAAGAGCGCATCCGGGAACTCGAGCATCGTCTTTTTCTCGATGTGAGGCGGCGTGTGGCCGGGGAAGTTCCCAGGCTTCAGAGAATCGCCCGTGACTTGGCCGCCCTGGATGTTCTGCAGGCTCTGGCGGAGACGGCGGCCCGCCGCAATTTCAACCGGCCCGAGGTCAACGACGGCGATGCCATCGTCATCGAGGACGGACGGCATCCCGTCATCGAGGCCTTTCAGGAAGAAGCCTTCATTCCCAACGACACCCACCTCAGCACCGCCCAGGAACAGATCCTGATCATCACCGGGCCGAATATGGGGGGAAAATCGACCTATCTGCGGCAGACGGCCCTGATCTGCATCCTGGCCCAAATGGGATCGTTCGTTCCAGCCCGCAAAGCCGAAATCGGATGGGTCGACCGAATTTTCACTCGGATCGGGGCCATGGATTTTCTGAGTTCCGGACAGTCCACGTTCATGGTGGAAATGATCGAAACGGCGGCCATTCTGCGCGGCGCCACGTCGCGAAGCCTGATCCTCCTTGACGAAGTGGGCCGGGGCACAAGCACCTTCGACGGTCTGAGCATCGCCTGGGCCGTGGCCGAATACATTCACGAGAACGAGAACTTAAGGGCCAAAACCCTGTTCGCCACGCATTATCACGAATTGACCGAACTCGCGCTGACTCTGAAAAGAATCCGGAACCGCCATGTTTCCGTTCGGGAATGGAAGGACGAAGTCGTCTTTCTCAGAAAAATCGTTTCGGGGCCGTCCGATCAAAGTTATGGGATCCATGTCGCCCGGCTGGCGGGGATTCCGGTCGAAGTCATCGCCCGGGCCCGGGAAATTCTCTTCAACCTCGAAAAGAAGGAACTGGACGCGGCGGGAAAGCCCCGGATCGCCTATCGGTCCGAGCCGCGGCCGAATCAAAACCAGATGCTGCTGTTTCAGGAAGATCGGGACGCCGCCCGGTTCCGTGAATTGAAACGAAAGCTTCAGGCCTGGGATCTCGAATCCCTGACCCCGATCGAGGCTTTGAACATCCTCAACGATATCAAAAAGAACATTTAG
- the clpB gene encoding ATP-dependent chaperone ClpB, with amino-acid sequence MIWDKLTVMSQEALEMARKRAEELGHPEVRPEHLLWSFLRQEENIVKAVLAGTGVDPARISERLDKALLNMPKAAGGDIQFSLSLRRVLDASRKEADALKDDYISTEHIFLALLKDKGSDAGRLLLESGVSEEAFMKALASVRGTQRVSDPQPEGKYQVLEKYARDLTALARQGKLDPVIGREEEIRRVIQVLSRRTKNNPVLIGEAGVGKTAIVEGLAQRIANGDVPHSLKDKKLLALDIGSLVAGTKYRGEFEDRLKAVLKEIREAAGAVVLFIDELHTIIGAGAAEGAVDASNMLKPALARGEIRCVGATTLNEYKKYIEKDAALERRFQQVYVGQPQVEETVSILRGLKEKYEVHHGVKIKDSALVAAAALSDRYITSRYLPDKAIDLVDEAAARIRVQIDSLPEEIDELERRIMQLEIEKQALKKEKDRSSRDRLEKLEAELADLKEKSGALKTRWSREKDIIEAIQKLKERRDALKIEEQNAERRGELEKVAEIRYGRLTETAREIEARSEELAALQKTGQMIKEEVDEEDIAQVVSKWTGIPVAKMLEGDVERLIRMEEVLSRRVIGQDQALRAVSDTVRRSRAGIQDASRPTGSFIFLGPTGVGKTELARALAEFLFNDPKAMVRLDMSEYMEKHTVSRLIGAPPGYVGHEEGGQLTEAVKRRPYSLVLLDEIEKAHADVFNVLLQILDDGRLTDGKGRTVDFKNTLIIMTSNLGSPVIKELSGDYEAMEKEVRNILEEHFKPEFLNRIDEVIIFRPLTRDVLLQIVDLQLEELRKRLAERKIGISVSVEAAALILEKGYDPVYGARPLKRAIQREIQNPLASKILAGDYREGDTIEIDRDAAGGFVFSRKEGDNKKVSGESDRRGE; translated from the coding sequence ATGATCTGGGATAAACTCACCGTCATGTCTCAGGAAGCCCTGGAAATGGCCCGAAAACGGGCCGAGGAACTCGGCCATCCCGAAGTCCGTCCGGAACACCTGCTCTGGAGTTTTTTGCGGCAGGAAGAGAACATCGTCAAGGCCGTGCTGGCCGGGACCGGCGTCGATCCCGCCCGGATATCGGAACGTCTGGACAAGGCTCTCCTGAACATGCCCAAAGCGGCGGGAGGGGACATCCAGTTTTCGCTTTCCCTGCGACGCGTCCTGGATGCGTCCCGCAAAGAAGCCGATGCGCTCAAGGACGATTACATCTCGACGGAGCACATCTTTCTCGCCCTGCTCAAGGACAAGGGATCCGATGCCGGCCGGTTGCTTCTGGAAAGCGGGGTCTCGGAAGAGGCGTTCATGAAAGCCCTGGCATCGGTTCGGGGCACCCAGCGCGTTTCCGATCCGCAACCCGAGGGCAAATACCAGGTTCTGGAGAAATACGCCCGCGATCTGACCGCCCTGGCCCGGCAGGGCAAACTCGATCCCGTCATCGGTCGGGAGGAGGAAATCCGGAGGGTCATTCAGGTCCTGTCGCGAAGAACGAAAAATAACCCGGTTTTAATCGGCGAGGCCGGGGTGGGCAAGACAGCCATCGTCGAGGGCCTGGCCCAGCGCATCGCCAACGGAGACGTTCCCCACTCGCTCAAGGACAAGAAACTCCTGGCTCTCGACATCGGGTCTCTTGTGGCCGGAACCAAATACCGGGGGGAATTCGAAGACAGGCTGAAGGCCGTTCTCAAGGAGATCCGGGAAGCCGCGGGAGCCGTCGTTCTCTTCATCGACGAGCTCCACACCATCATCGGAGCCGGCGCCGCGGAAGGAGCCGTGGACGCCTCGAACATGCTGAAACCCGCCCTGGCCCGGGGGGAGATCCGGTGTGTCGGCGCCACCACGCTCAACGAATACAAAAAATACATCGAGAAGGATGCGGCTCTGGAGCGCCGATTCCAGCAGGTCTATGTCGGCCAGCCCCAGGTTGAGGAAACGGTCTCCATCCTTCGGGGGCTCAAGGAAAAATATGAGGTCCACCACGGCGTCAAGATCAAGGACTCCGCCCTTGTCGCTGCGGCCGCCCTGTCCGATCGTTATATCACCAGCCGATACCTGCCCGATAAGGCCATCGATTTGGTCGACGAAGCCGCCGCGCGCATCCGCGTCCAGATCGACAGCCTGCCCGAGGAAATCGACGAACTCGAAAGACGGATCATGCAGCTCGAGATCGAAAAACAGGCCCTCAAGAAAGAAAAGGACCGCAGCTCCAGGGACAGGCTGGAAAAGCTGGAAGCCGAATTGGCCGATCTCAAGGAAAAAAGCGGTGCCCTGAAGACAAGATGGAGCCGGGAAAAGGATATCATCGAGGCCATTCAGAAGCTCAAGGAACGGCGCGATGCTCTCAAGATCGAAGAGCAGAACGCCGAAAGGCGCGGGGAGCTTGAAAAGGTGGCGGAAATCCGCTATGGGCGGTTGACCGAAACGGCCCGGGAAATCGAGGCCCGATCCGAAGAGCTCGCGGCTCTTCAGAAAACCGGACAGATGATCAAGGAGGAAGTCGACGAGGAGGACATCGCCCAGGTCGTCTCCAAGTGGACGGGCATTCCGGTGGCCAAAATGCTGGAGGGGGATGTGGAAAGGCTGATCCGAATGGAGGAGGTTCTGTCCCGCCGTGTGATCGGTCAGGACCAGGCTCTTCGGGCGGTTTCCGACACCGTGCGGAGGTCGCGGGCCGGAATCCAGGATGCCTCGCGCCCGACGGGGTCTTTCATCTTTCTCGGGCCGACCGGCGTCGGGAAAACCGAACTGGCCCGGGCCCTGGCCGAATTCCTCTTCAACGATCCCAAAGCCATGGTCCGTCTCGATATGTCGGAATATATGGAGAAGCACACCGTGTCCCGGCTGATCGGCGCGCCCCCGGGATACGTGGGCCACGAGGAAGGCGGTCAGCTGACCGAGGCCGTCAAGCGGCGCCCCTATTCACTTGTTCTTCTCGATGAGATCGAAAAAGCCCATGCCGACGTGTTTAACGTTCTCCTTCAGATTCTGGACGACGGGCGGCTCACGGACGGCAAGGGCCGGACGGTGGATTTCAAGAACACGCTGATCATCATGACTTCGAATCTCGGCAGCCCCGTCATCAAGGAATTGAGCGGCGACTACGAGGCCATGGAAAAAGAGGTCCGGAATATTCTCGAAGAGCATTTCAAGCCCGAATTTCTGAACCGGATCGACGAGGTCATCATCTTTCGGCCGCTCACTCGCGACGTTTTGTTGCAGATCGTCGACCTGCAGCTCGAAGAACTGAGAAAACGACTGGCGGAACGAAAAATCGGGATTTCCGTCAGTGTGGAGGCCGCCGCCCTGATTCTCGAAAAGGGCTACGATCCTGTTTATGGCGCCCGGCCGCTCAAACGGGCGATTCAGCGCGAGATTCAGAATCCCCTGGCCTCGAAGATCCTGGCCGGAGATTATCGGGAAGGGGACACGATCGAAATCGACCGGGATGCGGCCGGCGGTTTTGTGTTTTCCCGCAAAGAAGGGGATAATAAGAAAGTCTCCGGAGAAAGTGATCGGAGAGGAGAATAG
- a CDS encoding outer membrane protein transport protein encodes MNPIKKYLLAACLSAALCLPAAGNGLNLNSLGSRALTMGGAFVGLADDFSAVFWNPAGAAFFESRVFGFYGVDLYPKATYQYVLPTLIGDVTLVDAKSRSAHYLGGLAAYYHPVSDGLVVGLGVYTPSGLGSKWNGGDFSILTLGRTYEWSSQIGVVSISPLVSYRISEKISVGAAVNINSGIFNAAMHAGQAEIPVPPYLFDLGQYDESMSGWGYGATLGFLFKPAETLSFGLTLRTASKVRFTGEAMISHLGLLGFSTTSEAERDITFPLWIAAGAAFRPVPKLLLTGDVQFSKWSVIDEIATTYKDPLWASLLAAGGKDVMKMAWQNTTQYRFGLEYQWSPDFAVRGGYYFDPTPTPDTTMNFLIPGYDFNVITLGFGYRLGEIQLDFGLEYLKGKDRKIDVLKWLLDPEYASATPGEYTMRIWVPNVSIGYRF; translated from the coding sequence ATGAATCCAATCAAGAAATACTTGCTGGCGGCCTGTCTTTCGGCGGCTCTCTGCCTTCCGGCCGCTGGGAACGGCCTCAATCTCAACAGCCTCGGCTCGCGGGCCCTGACCATGGGCGGAGCCTTTGTCGGGTTGGCCGACGACTTCAGCGCCGTGTTCTGGAATCCCGCCGGCGCCGCGTTCTTTGAATCCCGGGTGTTCGGGTTCTATGGCGTCGATCTTTACCCGAAAGCCACCTATCAGTATGTTTTGCCGACTCTCATTGGAGATGTGACGCTCGTCGATGCCAAGTCCCGCAGCGCCCACTATCTGGGCGGTCTGGCGGCTTATTATCATCCCGTAAGCGACGGTCTTGTCGTCGGTCTTGGAGTCTACACGCCGTCCGGCCTGGGTTCGAAATGGAACGGCGGAGATTTTTCCATCCTGACCCTGGGACGGACCTACGAATGGTCGAGTCAAATCGGAGTCGTCTCGATATCGCCTCTCGTCTCCTACCGGATCAGTGAAAAAATCTCCGTGGGAGCAGCCGTCAACATCAACTCCGGGATCTTCAATGCGGCCATGCACGCCGGTCAGGCGGAGATCCCCGTGCCCCCCTATCTTTTCGACCTCGGGCAGTACGATGAAAGCATGAGCGGCTGGGGGTACGGCGCGACGCTGGGTTTTTTGTTCAAGCCGGCCGAAACACTGAGCTTCGGTCTGACCCTGCGGACGGCCTCGAAGGTGAGATTCACCGGAGAAGCCATGATCTCCCACCTGGGACTGCTCGGTTTTTCTACAACATCGGAGGCCGAACGGGATATTACCTTTCCTCTGTGGATTGCGGCCGGAGCCGCCTTTCGTCCTGTTCCAAAACTGCTGTTGACCGGAGATGTCCAGTTTTCAAAGTGGTCGGTGATCGATGAGATCGCCACGACATACAAGGATCCCTTATGGGCGTCCCTGCTGGCCGCCGGCGGAAAGGATGTCATGAAGATGGCCTGGCAGAATACCACCCAGTATCGTTTCGGCCTGGAGTATCAATGGAGTCCGGACTTTGCCGTTCGCGGAGGATATTATTTCGACCCGACGCCGACGCCGGATACGACCATGAACTTCCTGATTCCGGGCTATGATTTCAACGTGATCACCCTGGGTTTCGGCTACCGGCTCGGTGAGATTCAATTGGATTTCGGCCTCGAATATTTAAAGGGCAAGGACCGCAAGATTGATGTCTTGAAATGGCTCCTGGACCCCGAATATGCATCGGCCACGCCCGGCGAGTACACCATGAGGATCTGGGTGCCGAACGTCTCTATCGGATACCGGTTCTGA
- a CDS encoding ABC transporter ATP-binding protein, with protein sequence MRDLFRLLKLAFQQKKFLFLSFGSSIFVALFTYLFVDLVQPVLDRMFLRTPASAVPEKPRLIDSVFALLRVTEDDLIRVLPLLVLVVIFGKGLFTFLSAYFMKNVGLRVVQTMRNDAYTSLIHQSAGYFDSRSTGDMMSRMTDDVEKVREALSGAVGDLMEEAFILTALLVGIFIRDFRLALVSLVVAPLAAVPLAVFSRQLKKKGLATQIRMSAIYSQLHETLTGHRVVKAFSTEGFEIKRFIRATADHFRMSVRMAFVGSLSSPFMEFIGGAVGAFILYVGSRRVAEGHISPGDFGAFVMAVFMMYMPIKRLSKANNIIQQAVASHGRIREVLEAVPEIGDRPGAVPLTCIQGHVRFENVSFAYQTGHPVLTDLNFEIKPAETVALVGLSGAGKTTIISLLSRLYDPTQGRILVDGMDIRNVTLFSLRLRIGLVGQDVILFNDTVKNNIAYGLDGIPEDRILAAAHAARAHEFIIELPRQYDTVVGEKGGLLSAGQRQRLSIARALLKDPPILLLDEATSSLDAQSEHLIQEALAHLRQGRTTLIIAHRLSTVRSADRILVIESGRIVETGSHEELSSQDGLYRKLYELQLLRDVEDHS encoded by the coding sequence ATGCGCGATCTCTTCCGGCTTCTGAAGCTGGCTTTCCAGCAGAAGAAGTTTCTCTTTTTATCCTTCGGTTCCTCGATCTTCGTTGCCCTGTTCACCTATCTTTTCGTCGATCTCGTCCAGCCGGTCCTGGATCGGATGTTCCTGCGCACGCCGGCTTCCGCCGTGCCCGAGAAACCGCGGCTGATCGATTCGGTTTTCGCGTTGCTCCGGGTGACGGAGGACGATTTGATCCGGGTTCTCCCGCTTCTCGTTCTCGTGGTGATCTTCGGCAAGGGATTGTTCACGTTTCTGTCGGCGTATTTCATGAAAAACGTCGGCCTTCGCGTCGTTCAAACCATGAGGAACGACGCCTATACCTCACTAATCCACCAGTCGGCAGGCTACTTCGACAGCCGATCGACCGGCGACATGATGTCACGGATGACCGACGATGTCGAAAAAGTCCGGGAAGCCCTGTCCGGAGCCGTCGGGGATCTCATGGAGGAAGCGTTCATCCTGACCGCCCTTCTCGTCGGCATTTTCATCCGGGACTTTCGCCTGGCCCTGGTGTCTCTGGTCGTTGCACCGCTGGCGGCCGTTCCGCTGGCCGTCTTCAGCCGGCAGCTCAAGAAAAAAGGTCTGGCCACCCAGATCCGCATGTCCGCCATTTACAGTCAACTCCATGAGACCCTCACCGGACACCGCGTAGTCAAAGCCTTTTCCACGGAGGGCTTTGAAATCAAACGCTTCATCCGGGCGACGGCCGATCATTTCCGGATGAGCGTCCGGATGGCTTTCGTCGGGAGTTTGTCTTCGCCGTTTATGGAATTCATCGGCGGCGCCGTCGGCGCCTTCATTCTTTATGTCGGATCGCGCCGGGTGGCCGAAGGACACATCAGCCCCGGGGATTTCGGTGCGTTCGTCATGGCCGTGTTCATGATGTACATGCCGATCAAACGGTTGAGCAAGGCCAACAATATCATCCAGCAGGCCGTGGCTTCCCACGGCCGCATCCGCGAGGTTTTGGAGGCCGTTCCGGAGATCGGCGATCGTCCGGGTGCGGTTCCGCTGACCTGCATTCAGGGGCATGTCCGGTTCGAAAACGTGTCTTTCGCTTATCAAACCGGACACCCCGTGCTGACCGACCTCAATTTTGAGATCAAACCGGCCGAGACCGTGGCTCTCGTCGGGCTGAGCGGAGCGGGAAAAACGACGATCATCAGTCTTCTCTCCCGGCTTTACGATCCCACGCAGGGAAGAATTCTCGTGGACGGCATGGATATCCGGAATGTGACCCTGTTTTCTCTCCGCCTCAGGATCGGTCTGGTCGGCCAGGATGTCATTCTGTTCAACGACACCGTCAAAAACAATATCGCCTACGGCCTGGACGGCATTCCCGAAGACCGCATCCTGGCCGCGGCCCACGCCGCCCGGGCGCATGAGTTCATCATCGAGCTGCCACGGCAGTACGACACGGTTGTCGGTGAAAAGGGCGGACTTCTCTCGGCCGGACAGCGCCAGCGATTGTCCATCGCCCGGGCCCTTCTCAAGGATCCCCCCATCCTTCTTCTTGACGAAGCGACGTCGTCACTGGACGCCCAGTCCGAACATCTCATCCAGGAGGCGCTTGCCCACTTGAGACAAGGCCGCACCACCTTGATCATCGCTCATCGGCTGTCCACCGTCCGCAGTGCCGACCGCATCCTGGTCATCGAAAGCGGACGAATCGTCGAAACCGGATCTCATGAGGAACTCAGTTCCCAAGACGGCCTTTATCGAAAACTCTATGAACTTCAATTGCTGAGAGACGTGGAGGATCATTCGTGA
- a CDS encoding YicC/YloC family endoribonuclease has product MIRSMTGFAEKKFTRGPLSLKIVIKTLNHRFFDWQYKGAPLGELENRLREVAQAVLHRGRMDVAVDIDSRDPQAWEFRIHEALLARILSSFERASRKIGVPLSLSLDQVLRIPQLFELTRKDLDTREKSFIEGAFRKTLDDVVRGRTREGRALAADIRGHVLVLERLVRRIEIRVRKQPVVLQRKIRLKLQELNHSAPTPERLAEETAFLVQRADSSEELARLKSHLCEIRTILGDRNSEPAGKKLDFLTQELSREANTLNAKAQDIDVIKDSLDMKARIEGIRQQIQNLV; this is encoded by the coding sequence GTGATCCGAAGCATGACGGGTTTTGCGGAAAAGAAATTCACGCGGGGACCCTTGAGCCTGAAAATTGTGATCAAAACCCTGAATCACAGATTTTTCGACTGGCAATACAAAGGCGCCCCGCTGGGAGAATTGGAAAATCGTCTGCGGGAGGTCGCCCAGGCGGTCCTGCACCGCGGCCGGATGGACGTCGCCGTCGACATCGACTCCCGGGATCCTCAGGCCTGGGAATTCCGGATTCACGAAGCGCTTCTGGCCCGAATCCTGTCGTCCTTTGAGCGTGCCTCGAGAAAGATCGGAGTCCCCCTCTCATTGTCTTTGGATCAGGTTCTGCGGATTCCCCAACTCTTCGAATTGACACGCAAGGACCTGGATACCCGGGAGAAATCATTCATTGAGGGGGCATTCAGAAAAACCCTGGATGACGTCGTCCGGGGCCGGACCCGGGAAGGACGGGCCTTGGCTGCCGATATCCGGGGTCATGTCCTCGTCCTTGAGCGTTTGGTCCGCCGTATCGAAATCCGGGTGCGGAAACAGCCGGTGGTTTTGCAGAGAAAGATCCGGCTGAAACTCCAGGAACTCAATCATTCCGCCCCGACGCCGGAACGTCTGGCCGAAGAAACCGCGTTTCTCGTCCAACGCGCGGATTCATCCGAAGAGCTGGCCCGCCTGAAGAGCCATCTCTGCGAGATCCGCACGATTCTCGGGGATCGAAATTCCGAACCGGCCGGAAAAAAACTCGATTTCCTGACCCAGGAATTATCCCGGGAGGCCAACACCTTGAACGCCAAAGCCCAGGATATCGACGTCATCAAGGACAGCCTCGATATGAAGGCCCGGATCGAAGGCATCCGCCAGCAAATCCAAAACCTTGTTTAG